The Dehalococcoidia bacterium genomic sequence TGGAGTACTCCAGGTCGGCTATTTTGGCAGCTACGCCATCCACTCTGCCGGGGCGGGTGTTTATCCCGAGCAATATGAGGGTCAGGTATCCCAGGTTTTTAGGGTCAGCGATGGTGACGAATGAAATAATCCCTTCGTCCAGGAGGGCTTGTAGCCGCCGCTGCACTGTAGTATGGCTTGTGCCCAGCTTGACCCCGAGTTCCACGGAGCTCTTTCGGGCATCAATTCCCAGTTCTCTAATGAGCATCAGATCCAATTTATC encodes the following:
- a CDS encoding AsnC family transcriptional regulator, with translation MGTEITGRLLDKLDLMLIRELGIDARKSSVELGVKLGTSHTTVQRRLQALLDEGIISFVTIADPKNLGYLTLILLGINTRPGRVDGVAAKIADLEYS